In Vespa crabro chromosome 13, iyVesCrab1.2, whole genome shotgun sequence, one DNA window encodes the following:
- the LOC124428669 gene encoding zinc finger protein 423 homolog isoform X1 has protein sequence MSRRKQAKPRSLKRDEEWDDANEQNVLEASEQDNETAPIKPDDEDEEEEEELQRAFSRHSEDYLQDGRPSSMQGPDLENQNSLDSEALGTGSSSWHSEDGGPTSRRGGETPSSCATPTSASFPSEPEIDGEVGIGTDGNNPTAPYPCQFCDRTFPRLSYLKKHEQSHGDQMPYRCSWCSRLFKHKRSRDRHVKLHTGDRRYRCSHCEAAFSRSDHLKIHMKTHDTQKPYQCTACSRGYNTAAALTSHMQSHKKHHQGTSNNSNKLQDSDYGRRSVSSHSTSSPPVPSSPSPSLNLSLNPKNTLKAPLGTSCSASTTPILNSPLKLACMYCTRDSFSCMQQLQMHVHTMHQAILSGENLVVAPSPSRTTDSVVDCSRDKLLDRSDGISKDQEKKYEERSMEKDYKNTFTCYQCTMKFSSLATLRDHLISIHRTDAFGTSLIMCPLCGIPCNSAAAYAEHYVLQHCENRRVAPQNPQEYIDPKLNGVYDTKGMRLQKNREQQPMLEPADLTSKHIKSCESNYTSSTLLCGQCGAALKDFESFREHLARHLQADHRNEAARYLCPKCETSFQNREDMLAHLTKHYLGQISKEYACSACKKLYPHPDLLQRHLLDSHAHHLYRCALCRDTFDSRVAIQVHFAVKHSQECRIYRCNACTAPNNENSPGNAPGEGRSFFRSESEMANHVRNIHAPPAMANNSPIARSPASTPGMTVNSGPRCVFCGIYCGSELELQLHLASHSTSLYRCPICREGFAVEFLLDRHITQVHHAGEHQIINARNNPRENGRLHRHPRSQEEVKSQKRGRSPASSNNNSLNQRDNNNKRPNFGVSGGQQCELCERGEFANEAELQAHKKLAHASSKVPSKSSLSNVSMTCAYCGEVCRSRNELESHMRMQHTSSEPGGRHKCNICDEVCPSGAILAEHKLQKHCKIQLSDTCVVCRGNLTTEALFLEHVQRHSLENVDPQQRLDNSLPHLPAPCVVCRQTLISDLECRLHARHHLRTSTSSPNTSSSPSPKQKPLNPNCCLCLREFSTEDFVNLPPNHFSGGQSLKVCKSCYVRYSQGLPILSSPYEHARNINNKCERSWIKDKDLQWDGSGDRWDTDRGFKNEDRSINDQNGDPKCDNKRCQECGVKFEDPEEAEKHKIIVHNKMHDGGSSTYTCIQCQISFPSETMIQQHVTKEHLEASGKGAVDTLRCHLCIFEANSPLQLQSHLIEHTFAGCAALNCYICQALFTTPIALQNHMLQEHGLNARPYDCSKCTSKFFFKAELDHHVLMFHRIEENSALPETVKDMLETNNQINNSEDRKFDENITIKEELLQGTEEEEEQQEGEEEEEEEEEEVNVDGQIEQEKLDKEESEQKRTTLKIEVNKQIESEKEET, from the exons ATTATTTGCAAGATGGTAGACCATCATCCATGCAAGGTCCAGATTTAGAAAATCAGAACAGCTTGGACAGTG AGGCTTTGGGTACTGGAAGTTCTTCTTGGCATAGCGAAGATGGCGGACCAACTTctcgaagaggaggagaaacaCCATCTTCTTGTGCGACGCCAACTTCTGCGAGCTTTCCGTCAGAGCCAGAAATCGACGGTGAAGTTGGAATTGGTACCGACGGTAACAATCCAACTGCTCCTTATCCTTGCCAATTCTGTGATAGGACTTTCCCACGATTGAGTTACCTCAAAAAACATGAACAG AGCCATGGTGATCAAATGCCGTACAGATGTAGTTGGTGTTCGAGATTGTTCAAGCATAAGCGGAGCAGAGATCGTCACGTGAAGCTGCACACGGGGGACAGGAGATATCGCTGTTCACATTGTGAAGCAGCCTTTTCCAGGAG TGATCATTTGAAAATACATATGAAAACTCACGATACGCAAAAGCCGTACCAGTGTACGGCATGTTCGAGGGGATACAATACGGCGGCAGCATTGACTTCTCACATGCAATCGCATAAGAAACATCACCAAGGAAcaagtaacaatagtaacaagcTTCAAGATTCGGATTATGGTAGAAGGAGCGTCTCTTCTCACAGTACGTCCTCTCCACCTGTACCAAGTTCGCCTTCGCCTTCGTTAAACTTAAGTTTAAATCCGAAAAATACTTTGAAGGCACCACTAGGAACTTCTTGTAGTGCCTCGACAACGCCGATACTAAATTCCCCTTTGAAATTAGCTTGCATGTATTGCACCAGAGATTCGTTCAGTTGTATGCAACAACTACAAATGCATGTCCACACGATGCACCAAGCGATTCTAAGCGGAGAAAATCTTGTCGTAGCACCGTCTCCGAGTAGAACTACCGATTCGGTCGTTGATTGTTCTCGTGATAAGCTATTGGATCGATCCGATGGCATTTCGAAGgatcaagagaaaaagtaCGAGGAAAGATCGATGGAAaaggattataaaaatacttttactTGTTATCAATGTACTATGAAATTTTCGAGTTTAGCCACATTGAGAGACCATCTGATTTCTATACATAGAACTGATGCCTTTGGTACGTCCTTGATAATGTGCCCTCTATGCGGTATCCCATGTAACTCTGCAGCAGCTTACGCCGAGCATTACGTTCTTCAACATTGCGAAAATCGTCGAGTAGCTCCGCAAAATCCTCAAGAATACATAGATCCTAAATTAAATGGAGTCTACGATACGAAAGGTATgagattacaaaaaaatagagaacaaCAACCTATGTTAGAACCGGCTGATCTCACAAGTAAACACATTAAATCGTGTGAAAGTAATTACACGTCTAGTACGCTACTTTGCGGCCAATGCGGTGCAGCTTTGAAGGATTTCGAATCTTTCCGGGAACATCTTGCCAGACATTTGCAAGCCGATCATCGAAACGAAGCTGCAAGATATCTCTGTCCAAAGTGTGAAACGAGTTTTCAAAATAGAGAAGACATGTTGGCACATTTAACGAAACATTATTTGGGCCAAATTAGTAAGGAATATGCTTGTTCCGCTTGTAAGAAGTTATATCCACATCCTGATCTACTTCAAAGGCACCTTTTGGATAGTCATGCTCATCATCTTTACAGATGTGCACTCTGTAGAGACACCTTCGATTCTAGAGTAGCGATTCAAGTACATTTTGCTGTTAAACATAGCCAAGAATGTAGAATATACAGGTGTAATGCTTGTACGGCaccaaataatgaaaattcacCTGGAAATGCACCTGGCGAAGGTCGAAGTTTCTTCAGAAGCGAAAGCGAGATGGCCAATCATGTTAGAAACATTCATGCGCCGCCGGCGATGGCGAACAATAGCCCGATTGCCAGGAGTCCAGCTTCTACCCCAGGAATGACTGTCAATTCTGGACCTAGATGTGTCTTTTGTGGTATCTACTGTGGTTCTGAACTCGAATTACAGCTTCATTTGGCAAGCCATTCTACTAGTCTTTATAGATGTCCTATTTGTAGAGAAGGTTTTGCCGTTGAATTCTTATTGGACAGGCATATCACTCAAGTACATCATGCTGGCGAAcatcaaataataaatgcaCGAAATAATCCACGAGAAAATGGACGGCTTCATCGTCATCCTAGGTCTCAAGAAGAG GTAAAATCACAAAAGAGAGGACGTTCACCAGCCTCGAGCAACAACAATTCTTTGAACCAAcgtgacaataacaacaaaagacCAAACTTCGGTGTATCAGGAGGACAACAATGTGAGCTATGCGAGCGTGGTGAATTCGCAAACGAAGCTGAACTACAAGCTCACAAAAAGTTAGCTCACGCATCGTCAAAAGTTCCAAGCAAAAGTTCTTTATCGAATGTGAGCATGACTTGTGCTTATTGTGGGGAGGTCTGTCGATCAAGAAATGAATTGGAATCTCATATGAGAATGCAACATACCTCGAGCGAGCCTGGCGGCCGACATAAGTGTAATATCTGTGACGAAGTCTGTCCTTCGGGCGCAATTTTGGCTGAACATAAGCTTCAGAAACATTGCAAGATTCAATTAAGCGATACTTGTGTCGTTTGTCGTGGAAATTTAACGACCGAAGCGTTATTCCTTGAGCACGTACAAAGACACAGCTTGGAAAATGTGGATCCGCAACAAAGACTGGACAATTCTTTACCTCATCTTCCAGCGCCATGTGTTGTTTGCAGACAAACTCTTATCAGCGATCTGGAATGTCGCCTTCACGCTCGACATCATCTTAGAACATCCACTAGCTCTCCGAATACGAGTTCTAGTCCAAGCCCTAAACAAAAGCCCCTCAATCCAAATTGTTGCCTTTGCTTACGAGAATTCTCTACTGAAGACTTCGTCAATCTTCCTCCTAATCACTTTAGTGGAGGACAATCTCTTAAAGTTTGCAAATCTTGCTATGTCAGATATTCTCAAGGTCTACCAATTTTGAGTTCACCTTACGAGCATGctcgtaatattaataataagtgcGAACGTTCATGGATCAAGGATAAAGATCTTCAATGGGATGGCTCCGGAGATAGATGGGATACGGATCGTGGTTTTAAAAACGAAGATCGTTCGATCAACGATCAAAATGGCGATCCTAAATGTGATAATAAAAGATGTCAAGAGTGTGGGGTAAAATTTGAAGATCCTGAAGAAGcagaaaaacataaaattattgtacatAATAAAATGCATGATGGTGGGTCCAGTACTTACACGTGCATACAATGTCAG ATATCATTTCCGAGCGAAACTATGATACAGCAGCATGTAACAAAAGAACATTTAGAAGCGTCAGGAAAAGGAGCCGTTGATACTTTGAGATGCcatttatgtatattcgaAGCAAATAGCCCTCTCCAATTGCAGAGTCATTTAATAGAGCATACGTTTGCCGGATGTGCTGCTCTCAATTGTTACATCTGTCAAGCTCTTTTCACTACGCCTATTGCTCTTCAG AATCATATGTTACAAGAACATGGCTTAAATGCACGACCTTACGATTGTTCGAAGTGTACCTCAAAGTTCTTTTTCAAAGCTGAATTAGATCATCATGTATTGATGTTTCATCgtatcgaagaaaattctgCATTGCCTGAAACGGTAAAAGATATGTTAGAAACAAATAaccaaattaataatagtgaGGATCGTAAgttcgatgaaaatattacgataaaagaagaattattacAAGGAaccgaagaggaagaagaacaacaagaaggagaagaagaggaagaagaagaggaggaagaagttaATGTAGATGGACAAATTGAACAAGAAAAGTTAGATAAAGAAGAATCAGAGCAAAAAAGGACAACTTTGAAAATTGAAGTCAATAAACAGATAGAAtctgaaaaggaagaaacgtgA
- the LOC124428669 gene encoding zinc finger protein 423 homolog isoform X3 has product MQGPDLENQNSLDSEALGTGSSSWHSEDGGPTSRRGGETPSSCATPTSASFPSEPEIDGEVGIGTDGNNPTAPYPCQFCDRTFPRLSYLKKHEQSHGDQMPYRCSWCSRLFKHKRSRDRHVKLHTGDRRYRCSHCEAAFSRSDHLKIHMKTHDTQKPYQCTACSRGYNTAAALTSHMQSHKKHHQGTSNNSNKLQDSDYGRRSVSSHSTSSPPVPSSPSPSLNLSLNPKNTLKAPLGTSCSASTTPILNSPLKLACMYCTRDSFSCMQQLQMHVHTMHQAILSGENLVVAPSPSRTTDSVVDCSRDKLLDRSDGISKDQEKKYEERSMEKDYKNTFTCYQCTMKFSSLATLRDHLISIHRTDAFGTSLIMCPLCGIPCNSAAAYAEHYVLQHCENRRVAPQNPQEYIDPKLNGVYDTKGMRLQKNREQQPMLEPADLTSKHIKSCESNYTSSTLLCGQCGAALKDFESFREHLARHLQADHRNEAARYLCPKCETSFQNREDMLAHLTKHYLGQISKEYACSACKKLYPHPDLLQRHLLDSHAHHLYRCALCRDTFDSRVAIQVHFAVKHSQECRIYRCNACTAPNNENSPGNAPGEGRSFFRSESEMANHVRNIHAPPAMANNSPIARSPASTPGMTVNSGPRCVFCGIYCGSELELQLHLASHSTSLYRCPICREGFAVEFLLDRHITQVHHAGEHQIINARNNPRENGRLHRHPRSQEEVKSQKRGRSPASSNNNSLNQRDNNNKRPNFGVSGGQQCELCERGEFANEAELQAHKKLAHASSKVPSKSSLSNVSMTCAYCGEVCRSRNELESHMRMQHTSSEPGGRHKCNICDEVCPSGAILAEHKLQKHCKIQLSDTCVVCRGNLTTEALFLEHVQRHSLENVDPQQRLDNSLPHLPAPCVVCRQTLISDLECRLHARHHLRTSTSSPNTSSSPSPKQKPLNPNCCLCLREFSTEDFVNLPPNHFSGGQSLKVCKSCYVRYSQGLPILSSPYEHARNINNKCERSWIKDKDLQWDGSGDRWDTDRGFKNEDRSINDQNGDPKCDNKRCQECGVKFEDPEEAEKHKIIVHNKMHDGGSSTYTCIQCQISFPSETMIQQHVTKEHLEASGKGAVDTLRCHLCIFEANSPLQLQSHLIEHTFAGCAALNCYICQALFTTPIALQNHMLQEHGLNARPYDCSKCTSKFFFKAELDHHVLMFHRIEENSALPETVKDMLETNNQINNSEDRKFDENITIKEELLQGTEEEEEQQEGEEEEEEEEEEVNVDGQIEQEKLDKEESEQKRTTLKIEVNKQIESEKEET; this is encoded by the exons ATGCAAGGTCCAGATTTAGAAAATCAGAACAGCTTGGACAGTG AGGCTTTGGGTACTGGAAGTTCTTCTTGGCATAGCGAAGATGGCGGACCAACTTctcgaagaggaggagaaacaCCATCTTCTTGTGCGACGCCAACTTCTGCGAGCTTTCCGTCAGAGCCAGAAATCGACGGTGAAGTTGGAATTGGTACCGACGGTAACAATCCAACTGCTCCTTATCCTTGCCAATTCTGTGATAGGACTTTCCCACGATTGAGTTACCTCAAAAAACATGAACAG AGCCATGGTGATCAAATGCCGTACAGATGTAGTTGGTGTTCGAGATTGTTCAAGCATAAGCGGAGCAGAGATCGTCACGTGAAGCTGCACACGGGGGACAGGAGATATCGCTGTTCACATTGTGAAGCAGCCTTTTCCAGGAG TGATCATTTGAAAATACATATGAAAACTCACGATACGCAAAAGCCGTACCAGTGTACGGCATGTTCGAGGGGATACAATACGGCGGCAGCATTGACTTCTCACATGCAATCGCATAAGAAACATCACCAAGGAAcaagtaacaatagtaacaagcTTCAAGATTCGGATTATGGTAGAAGGAGCGTCTCTTCTCACAGTACGTCCTCTCCACCTGTACCAAGTTCGCCTTCGCCTTCGTTAAACTTAAGTTTAAATCCGAAAAATACTTTGAAGGCACCACTAGGAACTTCTTGTAGTGCCTCGACAACGCCGATACTAAATTCCCCTTTGAAATTAGCTTGCATGTATTGCACCAGAGATTCGTTCAGTTGTATGCAACAACTACAAATGCATGTCCACACGATGCACCAAGCGATTCTAAGCGGAGAAAATCTTGTCGTAGCACCGTCTCCGAGTAGAACTACCGATTCGGTCGTTGATTGTTCTCGTGATAAGCTATTGGATCGATCCGATGGCATTTCGAAGgatcaagagaaaaagtaCGAGGAAAGATCGATGGAAaaggattataaaaatacttttactTGTTATCAATGTACTATGAAATTTTCGAGTTTAGCCACATTGAGAGACCATCTGATTTCTATACATAGAACTGATGCCTTTGGTACGTCCTTGATAATGTGCCCTCTATGCGGTATCCCATGTAACTCTGCAGCAGCTTACGCCGAGCATTACGTTCTTCAACATTGCGAAAATCGTCGAGTAGCTCCGCAAAATCCTCAAGAATACATAGATCCTAAATTAAATGGAGTCTACGATACGAAAGGTATgagattacaaaaaaatagagaacaaCAACCTATGTTAGAACCGGCTGATCTCACAAGTAAACACATTAAATCGTGTGAAAGTAATTACACGTCTAGTACGCTACTTTGCGGCCAATGCGGTGCAGCTTTGAAGGATTTCGAATCTTTCCGGGAACATCTTGCCAGACATTTGCAAGCCGATCATCGAAACGAAGCTGCAAGATATCTCTGTCCAAAGTGTGAAACGAGTTTTCAAAATAGAGAAGACATGTTGGCACATTTAACGAAACATTATTTGGGCCAAATTAGTAAGGAATATGCTTGTTCCGCTTGTAAGAAGTTATATCCACATCCTGATCTACTTCAAAGGCACCTTTTGGATAGTCATGCTCATCATCTTTACAGATGTGCACTCTGTAGAGACACCTTCGATTCTAGAGTAGCGATTCAAGTACATTTTGCTGTTAAACATAGCCAAGAATGTAGAATATACAGGTGTAATGCTTGTACGGCaccaaataatgaaaattcacCTGGAAATGCACCTGGCGAAGGTCGAAGTTTCTTCAGAAGCGAAAGCGAGATGGCCAATCATGTTAGAAACATTCATGCGCCGCCGGCGATGGCGAACAATAGCCCGATTGCCAGGAGTCCAGCTTCTACCCCAGGAATGACTGTCAATTCTGGACCTAGATGTGTCTTTTGTGGTATCTACTGTGGTTCTGAACTCGAATTACAGCTTCATTTGGCAAGCCATTCTACTAGTCTTTATAGATGTCCTATTTGTAGAGAAGGTTTTGCCGTTGAATTCTTATTGGACAGGCATATCACTCAAGTACATCATGCTGGCGAAcatcaaataataaatgcaCGAAATAATCCACGAGAAAATGGACGGCTTCATCGTCATCCTAGGTCTCAAGAAGAG GTAAAATCACAAAAGAGAGGACGTTCACCAGCCTCGAGCAACAACAATTCTTTGAACCAAcgtgacaataacaacaaaagacCAAACTTCGGTGTATCAGGAGGACAACAATGTGAGCTATGCGAGCGTGGTGAATTCGCAAACGAAGCTGAACTACAAGCTCACAAAAAGTTAGCTCACGCATCGTCAAAAGTTCCAAGCAAAAGTTCTTTATCGAATGTGAGCATGACTTGTGCTTATTGTGGGGAGGTCTGTCGATCAAGAAATGAATTGGAATCTCATATGAGAATGCAACATACCTCGAGCGAGCCTGGCGGCCGACATAAGTGTAATATCTGTGACGAAGTCTGTCCTTCGGGCGCAATTTTGGCTGAACATAAGCTTCAGAAACATTGCAAGATTCAATTAAGCGATACTTGTGTCGTTTGTCGTGGAAATTTAACGACCGAAGCGTTATTCCTTGAGCACGTACAAAGACACAGCTTGGAAAATGTGGATCCGCAACAAAGACTGGACAATTCTTTACCTCATCTTCCAGCGCCATGTGTTGTTTGCAGACAAACTCTTATCAGCGATCTGGAATGTCGCCTTCACGCTCGACATCATCTTAGAACATCCACTAGCTCTCCGAATACGAGTTCTAGTCCAAGCCCTAAACAAAAGCCCCTCAATCCAAATTGTTGCCTTTGCTTACGAGAATTCTCTACTGAAGACTTCGTCAATCTTCCTCCTAATCACTTTAGTGGAGGACAATCTCTTAAAGTTTGCAAATCTTGCTATGTCAGATATTCTCAAGGTCTACCAATTTTGAGTTCACCTTACGAGCATGctcgtaatattaataataagtgcGAACGTTCATGGATCAAGGATAAAGATCTTCAATGGGATGGCTCCGGAGATAGATGGGATACGGATCGTGGTTTTAAAAACGAAGATCGTTCGATCAACGATCAAAATGGCGATCCTAAATGTGATAATAAAAGATGTCAAGAGTGTGGGGTAAAATTTGAAGATCCTGAAGAAGcagaaaaacataaaattattgtacatAATAAAATGCATGATGGTGGGTCCAGTACTTACACGTGCATACAATGTCAG ATATCATTTCCGAGCGAAACTATGATACAGCAGCATGTAACAAAAGAACATTTAGAAGCGTCAGGAAAAGGAGCCGTTGATACTTTGAGATGCcatttatgtatattcgaAGCAAATAGCCCTCTCCAATTGCAGAGTCATTTAATAGAGCATACGTTTGCCGGATGTGCTGCTCTCAATTGTTACATCTGTCAAGCTCTTTTCACTACGCCTATTGCTCTTCAG AATCATATGTTACAAGAACATGGCTTAAATGCACGACCTTACGATTGTTCGAAGTGTACCTCAAAGTTCTTTTTCAAAGCTGAATTAGATCATCATGTATTGATGTTTCATCgtatcgaagaaaattctgCATTGCCTGAAACGGTAAAAGATATGTTAGAAACAAATAaccaaattaataatagtgaGGATCGTAAgttcgatgaaaatattacgataaaagaagaattattacAAGGAaccgaagaggaagaagaacaacaagaaggagaagaagaggaagaagaagaggaggaagaagttaATGTAGATGGACAAATTGAACAAGAAAAGTTAGATAAAGAAGAATCAGAGCAAAAAAGGACAACTTTGAAAATTGAAGTCAATAAACAGATAGAAtctgaaaaggaagaaacgtgA